AACACAAGACAAGACCAAATTAAACAACATAGATAATAAACTAGCTTAATTAGGGAATACAGATGGGGTCATAGGAAATTAGAACATTGAAGGTTGGTATGGTAGTGGAGCTACTACCATTAGAATTCTTGTTGTCAAGGAGCTCAAAGAGACAGACATCATCCTTCGTTATCTTCATTTCTCGGCtaaacttgatccaacccttatTAGTAAATTTGTATTGCATGGAAGGCACCCCATCTCTCTTCTTCCAAGTCTTGCACGTCACTTTCCATGTCCTCCCATCTGCTACTCTTAGTAGGTATCCTCCTTCCTTCATGTACTTCCTTGCGAAATTAGATGGTAATAACCCAAATTATAGTATtcccaaaacaaaaaattaatagtgaTAGTAGACTAGTAGTATAAtttaagaaagataaaaaaaattaatttcaatgtaTTAATAGTGTTAAGAGTTAcaaatttatgaatttaaataattttttaacagtgagtttaaaaatttaattacttttaatggTGTGACTGTATTATTAATGATCTTATTACTTACGCTTCCTCCATTAGGTCCTTTGACAACAACACTCTTGAGGTTGACTACCCTTGCCCTAAACTCGGCTCTCATTAGGATAATAATTTTGATTCTGTTAATGTGGATTGAAACTCCGGTGATTCTGAAAGTTGTAGATGGCAACCAAAATAAGTGTATTGAAACTCTTTCCATTCCTTCCCAACAAGAAACCAAATGGAACCATTATTATTGGTCCAATACACTTTTTTTGGTTGCCATCTACAACTTTCAGAATCACCTGAGTTTCAATCCACACTTATTTGTGAATTCCGTTGGAAGCTCCTGTCAATTATTGAAGAACAACATAACTAACCATTCTTAATTGAtaatatatatttctagaaattgaaatttttgttcCAAAACAAATTAGATAGAGCTTATAGCTAAGAGTTAATTATTAAAGATATACTTCATATGATTATTGAATTCAAATTAGCGATATAGTAACtagtaaataataattaataataagtaaCTACTCATATTTATACGGATAAATGTTAAATCTGGAAAATTTTTAAACTGGTTGATTgagaatgaaaaatttttagatggacaaacaaaattttttttttctcagaGAAACAACTTGAAGCACGGTATATATAAAATCACCTTAGCTTTTTCTTATAAGCAAATAAGTTGATCACTTCCTTTTTACTCTATTAGTTCAAATGTCATTGAATATATCACAATAACAAAACAATCTTTGAAGATAAGCACCAATAACAcccatatatatttaataaatggTAAGTAGTCATAGTTTACAATCTTTTCTGAACTAAAAACTTAGCATGAAcgactattaaaaaaaaaaaagaaaagagaaagttgAATTGAATGGTTATAAAAAAACAATAgataaagaaaaatgagtaactaacAGGAGGTAttatatatgataataatataattaagtaAAAGGAATTATAAGAACTTACAATCTTCTCATCATGAATATGCCCACTACGAATGATTTTGAAGAAACTAACAACACTACCAGTGGGTTCACCTTGTGAAAATTGGGCCTATATAGATAACACACTCTTTTCAGTTTTACTGAACAAATAAAATGCAACCGTGGAAGAAAGAGAGCTAATATATAGTAGTGGATGGAAGAAAGCGAGAACATATCAATGCACTCAGGACGCCACAGCCTCGAGAGTCAAGATGGATATAAATGGATAAAAGATAGATAACTTtcaacacaataaaaataaaaagagtcaGAGAAATCACATTACTATGTAAGGTGAGTTTTAGCCTGAGCCTCGAGCCCTCCCACCAATGAGACAGGTCGAGGATTTCAATGCTTTCGATGGGGCTGCAGCACGCCACCGTCATTGTCACGATATTTTGCTTCTCCTCGAATTTCTCGTCTCCAATTTCTCTTGTTCACAGAATgataagaaacaaaataaactcaatttgatgcagaaaaaaaaagagattgaaaTTGTTAAGAAAGAAAAGCGAAAAGGGAAGGGAATAGAGAACTTGACGAGAACCTTCTTGACCTTCCTGTAGCATTTGTGGCATTCATTACCTATAGTGAATTATGAATGTGCTCCAATTAGAAACTATAGTGActtcaattaattgattgtaAGATAAGATaccatatacatatataccttCTCAGCCATGGTTTAAGGCTTCAGATCTGAGGGTGATGATGATTGAATGCAAGAATAAGGTGGTATGTAAGGGTTGTTACATACTTCTcgttttttgtttcaatttgaTCATAAAAGACTTGGATCATACTAGACATCTCTGTTGGGCCTTTAACAGATCCTCTATTGCTGTTCTACAGTTCAGTTTGACAACACGTGGGAAAAGTGGAGCTGCTTGTGCTTGGATTGAGATTAGGAAAAGGCTTTTAATATCATCTACAAATTAAGAGTAACTTTATTActttagtaaaataaattaatggaAACctcaattgaaagaaaaaacatATAGATGGTTGTAAATTACAATGTAAAGCTGCCAGAATTCACACATTGATGAtatcatatattaaataaaaacgtCATATGTTGattacaatttttaaaagtatatcttttaaaacttaatttttataaactacttttaaaaaataaaaattttaccgAACCAAATTATAATCTCATTTGTAATATAATAATGTGAGGAATGAGAGCCTCTCTAAATATGTAATATGGTGGGGTTTGGAATTTAGGATTATTAAGAGAAAAGATTCAATGATGTATATATTTATCCAGAAATTGTGTGGCTGATTTGGACCTTGTGATAAAATATATTCATAAATGCTGGTGGAAGTgttattttccatttaattaATATGAAACTTGTCTTTATTCTGCATATGCTACCGGCCAATATAATGGATCTTTGTTTCCTTACTAAAATTCCCCTGTTTTGTTTCGATCTAACCACAttcttgtttttccttttctttattttcggaGCCTACTTCAAATAGGAAGTTATAATGAATTCGCATGTGGTCTTACCAAAATTGATAATTATACCATAAAGTTTCGTTAGTTCAATAAGATACGTTAACTATTTAatccatcaaaatttattttctattcgTGTTAAGTAACATCCAAAGCGATAAGAAATCGCTGTCTATATAGTATAGGAAACATTTTAAATATACCGAGAAATACTAGTGCACTAATTATATTAATcgtgaattttaattaatatatattatatatattttttataattcagatTAACTGTTAAGATGACTGAAGTACCGGTACTCCCGATGTACTCCCGATGCACTTCAAATGTTTCCTACGATATATATAGTTAAACTTTTGCTTGGATCATACTAGACACCTCTGTTGGGCCTTTAACAGATCCTCTATTGCTGTTCTACAGTTCAATTTGATAGGCCTAGAATTACTCTATAACTTCTGTGTATGAATGTTCactattttaaaaacaaaaagataatatttattttttgtggatGAAGTCTATGTAAAAATTTTTTGGTGGTCATGGACAGGCTGCGATGGTGCAATGttgcttttattgtttttggtcTAGAATGGTGCAATGTTACTTATTCTTGGGTTTATACCAAAGAGccatttagaatttttttttttggactccACTCCATAAACCTTGGCCCATTATCTTTCTCTGatcacactcactagcctatTATGCTTAAAGCAAGATTATGAGGCCAATGAGCCTTGGCTCTAGTGGCATTTCTCCCCTCTCCCCACCTCAAAGTCTAGGGTTCAAATCCTAGAGAATGCAATTGAGgaaaaaatgtgataaatatGTGAGGAGTGTGTGGATGTGTTGTGTACCTAGAATTGGGGGTTGTCCAATCCatcgaccaaaaaaaaaaaagcaagattATGAGCATCAACCTCCGCGCCCGGCGCCGCCCCTCCCTCCCGCTACCCCCAAAAAAAGTCGCCACCGAGAAAAAACCATAACAAAAACAGGAGTGCTAGGGTTATATTGGGGTTTTCGTAAATTATTACCTCCAGAAGAGTTTCCCTGCAAGCATGAACCATTTCGGAAACAAAAATCGCGTCTTTCAATTTCTCAAGCTCTGCCACCACCACCAGCAGCAATGGCAGCGGAGCATAGTGAAGGTGCGGCTTAAGTGGGTGAAGAACCGAAGCCTCGACCACATCATCGACAAAGAAACCGATCTAAAAGCCGCTTGCCTCCTCAAGGACGCCGTGAAGCGCTCCTCCGCCGGATTCCTGACGGCGAAGTCCGTCGCCGACTGGCAGAAGCTCCTCGGGCTGACAGTCCCCGTCCTCCGTTTCCTCCGCCGCTATCCTTCCCTCTTCGAGGAATTCCCGCACCCTCGCTGGCCATCCCTCCCCTGCTTCCGCCTCACCGACACCGCAAAGCTCCTCGATTCGCTCGAAGAAGAAATCCACCAGAGCCACGAAAACGACGCCGTGGAGAGGCTCTCGAAGgtgctgatgatgatgagaaccAAAACGGCGCCGCTGCACGCACTCCAGCCTCTGAAATGGGACCTCGGACTCCCCGATTGCTTCGAGAAAATCCTAATCCCCAAATTTCCCGAACAGTTCCAGCTGGTAAAGTACCCTAACGGCTTGAGCGGACTGAAAGTATCGCAATGGCGGGAAGATCTGGCGGTTTCAGCGTTACAGAAGATAAATGAGTGCAGAGAATCCAAGAGAGGAAAAGCGGCATTAGTATTTCCGATGAGGTTCCCGAGAGGTTACGGATCTCAGAAAAAGGTTAGGAGTTGGATGGAAGAGTTCGAGAAGCTTCCATACATATCTCCGTATGCAGATTGCAGTAAAATTGATCCTGAAAGTGATTTGATGGAGAAGAGGGTT
This portion of the Arachis duranensis cultivar V14167 chromosome 6, aradu.V14167.gnm2.J7QH, whole genome shotgun sequence genome encodes:
- the LOC127748539 gene encoding uncharacterized protein LOC127748539 isoform X1, with the translated sequence MAEKVMNATNATGRSRREIGDEKFEEKQNIVTMTVACCSPIESIEILDLSHWWEGSRLRLKLTLHSNAQFSQGEPTGSVVSFFKIIRSGHIHDEKIYMKEGGYLLRVADGRTWKVTCKTWKKRDGVPSMQYKFTNKGWIKFSREMKITKDDVCLFELLDNKNSNGSSSTTIPTFNVLISYDPICIP
- the LOC127748539 gene encoding uncharacterized protein LOC127748539 isoform X2 produces the protein MAEKVMNATNATGRSRREIGDEKFEEKQNIVTMTVACCSPIESIEILDLSHWWEGSRLRLKLTLHSNAQFSQGEPTGSVVSFFKIIRSGHIHDEKIEVHEGRRIPTKSSRWEDMESDVQDLEEERWGAFHAIQIY
- the LOC127748539 gene encoding uncharacterized protein LOC127748539 isoform X3; protein product: MAEKVMNATNATGRSRREIGDEKFEEKQNIVTMTVACCSPIESIEILDLSHWWEGSRLRLKLTLHSNAQFSQGEPTGSVVSFFKIIRSGHIHDEKIELPTEFTNKCGLKLR
- the LOC107492730 gene encoding protein WHAT'S THIS FACTOR 9, mitochondrial-like, translating into MNHFGNKNRVFQFLKLCHHHQQQWQRSIVKVRLKWVKNRSLDHIIDKETDLKAACLLKDAVKRSSAGFLTAKSVADWQKLLGLTVPVLRFLRRYPSLFEEFPHPRWPSLPCFRLTDTAKLLDSLEEEIHQSHENDAVERLSKVLMMMRTKTAPLHALQPLKWDLGLPDCFEKILIPKFPEQFQLVKYPNGLSGLKVSQWREDLAVSALQKINECRESKRGKAALVFPMRFPRGYGSQKKVRSWMEEFEKLPYISPYADCSKIDPESDLMEKRVVGVLHEFLSLSIHKKTKRNYLRSLREELSLPHKFTRIFTRYPGIFYLSLKCKTTTVTLREAYQSGKLVDPHPLARHRDKFYHVMRTGLLYRAKGALVEEADPHAPGGEDSEEVESSDELCEDEVSDSEDE